The proteins below come from a single Branchiostoma floridae strain S238N-H82 chromosome 5, Bfl_VNyyK, whole genome shotgun sequence genomic window:
- the LOC118415242 gene encoding succinate--CoA ligase [GDP-forming] subunit beta, mitochondrial-like has product MAALVKRFSRLGGFASLLQKQCAAATVPVRCLNLQEYQSKKLLDDYKVAVQRFGVADTTDQAVEVAKQLAPVREYVIKAQILAGGRGKGTFSNGVKGGVKFTTVPDEVGSLVKDMLGFKLVTKQTPPGGVLVQKVMVAESVDISRETYFAILMDRETNGPVIIASTEGGMDIEEVAEKTPDRIYKQPVDIHDGLSAAVARQLAQNLKFEGDKLDQATLQIMNMYQLFLSVDATQVEINPFAETSDGRVICVDAKINFDDNAEFRQKEIFALDDCSETDPREVQAHKHNLNYIGMDGNIGCLVNGAGLAMATMDIVKLHGGEPANFLDCGGGVTEGQVFEAFKILTSDPQVKAVLVNIFGGIVNCATIANGITAAARGIDLKIPLIVRLEGTNVDEAKRILKESGLPIIPADGMGEAAKHAVNSIQ; this is encoded by the exons ATGGCGGCTCTGGTGAAAAGATTTTCTCGTCTAGGCGGTTTTGCCTCGCTTTTGCAGAAGCAG TGTGCAGCTGCCACAGTCCCTGTAAGATGTCTGAACTTGCAGGAGTACCAGAGTAAGAAACTCCTGGATGATTATAAAGTAGCAGTACAGAGGTTCGGTGTGGCTGACACCACAGATCAGGCAGTGGAGGTGGCCAAGCAGCTGG CACCAGTCAGAGAATATGTCATCAAGGCCCAGATCCTGGCAGGTGGGCGGGGCAAGGGAACCTTCAGCAATGGGGTCAAGGGTGGGGTCAAGTTCACCACAGT TCCAGATGAGGTTGGTTCCCTGGTTAAGGACATGCTGGGCTTCAAACTGGTGACTAAACAGACCCCACCTGGTGGTGTCCTGGTACAGAAA GTCATGGTTGCAGAGTCCGTAGACATCTCGCGGGAAACCTACTTCGCTATCTTGATGGACCGGGAAACCAACGGACCTGTCATCATTGCCAGCACGGAGGGTGGCATGGACATCGAGGAAGTAGCAGAGAAAACGCCAGACCGTATTTATAAG CAACCAGTGGATATCCATGATGGTCTGTCTGCGGCTGTAGCCAGGCAGCTCGCTCAGAACCTCAAGTTTGAAGGCGATAAATTAGATCAG GCAACGCTCCAGATCATGAACATGTACCAGCTGTTCCTGTCTGTGGACGCCACCCAGGTGGAGATCAACCCCTTCGCTGAGACGTCTGATGGGAGAG TGATCTGTGTGGATGCCAAGATCAACTTTGATGACAACGCAGAGTTCAGGCAGAAGGAAATCTTTGCGCTGGACGACTGCTCAGAAACAGACCCGCGAGAAGTGcaggcacacaaacacaacctcAACTACATCGGCATGGACGGCAACATTGGCTGCTTAG TTAATGGAGCTGGCctcgccatggcaaccatggACATTGTGAAGCTACATGGAGGGGAACCTGCCAACTTCCTGGACTGCGGGGGTGGTGTGACGGAGGGACAGGTCTTTGAGGCCTTCAAAATCCTCACCTCTGACCCCCAG GTGAAAGCAGTGTTGGTGAACATTTTTGGAGGCATTGTTAACTGTGCCACCATTGCTAATGGCATCACTGCAGCTGCCAGGGGCATTGACCTCAAGATTCCCCTCATCGTCAGACTAGAAG GGACGAATGTTGACGAAGCCAAAAGGATTCTGAAGGAGAGCGGTCTTCCCATCATTCCTGCTGATGGTATGGGCGAGGCCGCCAAGCACGCTGTCAACagcatacaataa
- the LOC118416768 gene encoding tetratricopeptide repeat protein 28-like, with protein MARTDKNKHSVTKRLQEIEQWFLQYTANVQRNHVPSDSAMRQKKRLEEMRTRAKSQLDDIDQQHNPYQYDEEDPVMIAVEVERAEAVKALFKNIARDRQEFIKDLVDECIATLGPPSCKYAFIGLGSQATELVTPYSDLEFAILIEDGKDNEDTRRYFINLTHYLHMKVINLEETILPSMAIPSLNDFPEKDWFFDSVTPRGFAFDGFMPWASKTPFGRDQTKTKPPVSLIQTPAEMAKFQQLEVSVTEGYHLSDILRRVVFLTGEEALVTEYMKELKRIITDYLISRSQSRLCTMQMLWEHWEQLSTLEPTGQLLNVKKDIYRFPGVAIEVLALCCQITLASTWSVINKLKETDKIHEDNATHLTVLTSISAELRLRTYLHSGGQQDSMSPLTQMKYQSKPQEVSDTTLGLISVFQIPDIQVLFRYYCRAIPLKKCVLDSFRDQSKFILQTKILDVSHECRGRISRKLFLYGRAKHHLKAALAEAGSDMIKRSDILDELGTLWAFFDDSKTGVKVNEESLRIRKSIYGDNTAHPDIAMSLINLGSSWSKLGDHKKAISYYEQSLKMQKTIYGENTAHQDIAVSLQNLGLSWSELGEYNKDISYYQQSLTMQKTGYGDNTAHPGIATTLHSLGSSWSKLGDYKKAISCYKQSLTMQKTIYGDNTAHPDIAASFQNLGSSWGELGDYRKSISCYEQSLMMQKTIYGDNTAHPTIATSLNGLGLSWSNLGDYKKAISCYKQSLKMTKSIYGDNTAHPDIVALLINLGSSWSKLSDHRKAISYYEHSLKMQTTIYGDKTAHPHIAKSLHNLGFSWSELGEHRKAISYYKQSLTIQKTIYGQNTAHPDVAASLNSIGSSWSCLGDHRKAISYKEQSLAINKTIYGQNNAHPHIAAVLNGLGWSWMEIGDYKKAISYCKQSLSMRKTIYGDNTAHPDIAASLINIGSSWSRLGDHNKAITYYEKSLAMQKTIYGDNTAHPTIAGSLNNIGSSLSELGDHLKAIDYYEQSLAMRKTIYGDNTMHPDIAASLNSLGISWRELGDYKKAISYFEQLINV; from the coding sequence ATGGCAAGAACAGACAAGAATAAACATAGTGTGACAAAAAGATTGCAGGAGATAGAGCAATGGTTTCTCCAGTATACGGCAAATGTGCAAAGAAACCACGTTCCTTCTGATTCGGCCATGCGTCAAAAGAAGCGATTAGAAGAGATGCGCACGAGAGCCAAGTCACAACTAGACGACATTGATCAGCAACACAATCCGTACCAATACGACGAGGAAGATCCAGTCATGATAGCAGTGGAGGTTGAGAGAGCTGAAGCAGTCAAGGCTTTATTCAAGAACATCGCTAGGGATAGGCAGGAGTTTATCAAGGACCTTGTTGATGAATGCATCGCCACACTCGGTCCTCCTTCATGTAAATACGCTTTTATCGGACTGGGCTCACAGGCAACAGAACTGGTAACACCGTACTctgacctggagttcgccattctgattgaAGACGGAAAGGACAATGAAGACACACGGCGGTACTTCATCAACCTCACACACTATCTGCACATGAAAGTTATCAACCTCGAAGAGACCATTCTTCCGTCAATGGCCATCCCGTCACTTAACGATTTTCCAGAGAAAGACTGGTTCTTTGACTCTGTCACACCGCGTGGATTTGCCTTCGACGGCTTCATGCCATGGGCTAGCAAGACTCCATTTGGAAGAGACCAGACGAAGACCAAGCCTCCCGTCAGCCTTATCCAGACCCCTGCCGAAATGGCAAAGTTTCAGCAGCTAGAGGTTTCTGTCACAGAAGGATACCACCTATCCGACATCCTCAGACGAGTTGTTTTCTTGACAGGAGAAGAGGCCCTCGTGACCGAGTACATGAAGGAACTCAAACGAATCATCACGGATTATCTAATCTCCCGTTCCCAGTCCCGTCTGTGTACAATGCAAATGTTGTGGGAGCACTGGGAGCAGCTTTCCACCCTCGAGCCAACCGGACAACTGTTAAATGTAAAGAAAGACATATATCGTTTTCCGGGTGTAGCCATTGAAGTACTAGCTTTGTGTTGTCAGATCACCCTCGCTAGCACGTGGAGTGTGATAAACAAATTGAAAGAAACGGACAAGATCCATGAAGATAATGCCACCCACCTTACAGTACTGACCAGCATTTCGGCAGAGCTCCGGTTAAGAACATACTTGCACAGCGGGGGACAACAAGACAGTATGTCCCCTCTTACCCAGATGAAATACCAGTCAAAACCGCAAGAGGTATCCGACACTACCCTAGGTCTTATTTCAGTATTCCAAATTCCAGACATACAAGTTCTTTTTAGATACTACTGCAGGGCAATCCCTTTAAAGAAGTGTGTACTGGACAGTTTTCGTGACCAAtcgaaattcattttgcaaACGAAAATCTTAGATGTCTCTCATGAATGTAGAGGCCGAATATCCAGAAAACTATTTCTGTATGGTAGAGCCAAACACCACCTGAAAGCAGCATTAGCAGAAGCGGGTAGCGACATGATCAAACGTTCGGACATACTTGACGAATTGGGCACCCTCTGGGCATTCTTTGATGATAGTAAAACAGGAGTTAAGGTCAATGAAGAGTCACTTAGGATACGTAAAagtatctatggagacaacacggcacatccagacattgcCATGTCGCTTATCAACCTTGGGTCATCTTGGAGTAAACTcggtgatcacaagaaagctatcagctactaCGAACAATCATTAAAGATgcagaaaactatctatggagaaaaCACGGCACACCAAGACATTGCCGTGTCACTTCAAAACCTTGGATTGTCTTGGAGTGAACTCGGTGAGTACAATAAAGATATCAGCTACTACCAACAGTCATTAACTATGCAGAAAACTggctatggagacaacacggcacatccgggtATTGCCACGACACTACATAGCCTTGGGTCATCTTGGAGTAAACTAGGTGATTACAAGAAAGCTATCAGCTGCTACAAACAGTCATTAACTATgcagaaaactatctatggagacaacacggcacatccggacattgccgcgTCATTTCAAAACCTTGGATCATCTTGGGGTGAGCTCGGTGATTACAGAAAATCCATCAGCTGCTACGAACAGTCGTTAATGATgcagaaaactatctatggagacaacacggcacatccaaCCATTGCCACGTCATTAAACGGCCTTGGATTGTCTTGGAgtaaccttggtgattacaagaaAGCTATCAGCTGCTACAAACAGTCATTAAAGATGACGAAatctatctatggagacaacacggcacatccggacattgtcGCGTTGCTTATCAACCTTGGATCATCTTGGAGTAAACTCAGTGATCATAGAAAAGCTATTAGTTACTACGAACATTCATTAAAGATGCAGACcactatctatggagacaaaaCGGCACATCCGCACATTGCCAAGTCACTGCACAACCTTGGATTTTCTTGGAGTGAACTCGGTGAACACaggaaagctatcagctactaCAAACAGTCATTAACTATTcagaaaactatctatggacaaaacacggcacatcctgaCGTTGCCGCGTCATTGAACAGCATTGGATCATCTTGGAGTTgtcttggtgatcacagaaaggctaTCAGCTACAAAGAACAGTCTTTAGCGATAAACAAAACTATCTATGGACAGAACAATGCACATCCGCACATTGCGGCGGTACTAAACGGCCTTGGTTGGTCTTGGATGGAAATCGGGGATTAcaagaaagctatcagctactgcaaacagtcactatcgatgaggaaaactatctatggagacaacacggcacaccCAGACATTGCCGCGTCGCTTATCAACATTGGATCATCTTGGAGTCGCCTCGGTGATCACAATAAAGCTATCACTTACTACGAAAAGTCATTAGCGATgcagaaaactatctatggagacaacacggcacatccaaCCATTGCTGGGTCACTAAACAACATTGGATCATCTTTGAGTGAACTCGGCGACCACTTGAAAGCTATCGACTACTACGAACAGTCATTAGCGATgaggaaaactatctatggtgaCAACACAATGCATCCGGATATCGCAGCGTCGCTAAACAGCCTGGGAATATCTTGGCGTGAACTCGGTGAttacaagaaagcaatcagctacttcgAACAATTAATAAATGTATGA
- the LOC118416911 gene encoding proto-oncogene tyrosine-protein kinase receptor Ret-like, with the protein MSSTNGTYDVVLNGGRRYKSADVIPYWRDHGFNAIMENCSLRLCIAGLRGNAELYRAALENQGRIEFQCRDRQLRSKGKFVLFDASRGSDTLPEWTKNGQCDMVGIRYVWLIEINEMWSTSPYRIQCGGNVAYYEATMHVEYIFQYNITGCPEGRYGLYCDKDCVCKNGARCHGFNGACECHPGWRGRACDIPWPEVVIVATPGDSVVKYIGTNLTLTCLTPHIRVANMTWVYQAKNDYNVNGTKIILQTISESANGEYICVVKAVDGEEINATFVLNATKCPPNYYGKVCSQVCDCQYGGTCDRWEGCLCPPGRRGDKCEYNCAPGSFGLNCSMSCRCQNNASCDPANGTCICAEGQWGELCQNFYICPPGLHGDRCDHTCAPGSFGLNCSMSCRCQNNAICNSANGTCTCAEGQWGKFCENVPKSEHNQVVVQVLIPVISVMVIVGCIVIVTLVRRRGVHTKNTEDDIEMETFSSWEIDKEDIRFEHMIGEGEFGHVVRGRLRVPAGYEVLVAAKCIRPDRITESAVRDFRREMDILARIHEDKEGHPNVVKFYGALTKSDPQYIVVEYAANEELRRYLWSMREECRVTGHRRLLERLVFAAGVANGLSELARLKIVHRDIAARNVVISDRKVAKIADFGLARDVYVSSAYKRTNQGGEEELLPLKWMAVESLRDGVYTCESDVWSCGVLLWEIASFGEEPRYAGGPMHPDVCTLLELLKKGVRLQQPENCPLSVYRIIRSCWIVDPRKRPTPEELLQKIDQLMPRRDAAHLVNHNISYK; encoded by the coding sequence ATGAGCAGTACTAATGGAACGTACGATGTCGTACTAAATGGGGGCAGGCGGTACAAGTCAGCCGACGTAATCCCCTATTGGCGGGACCATGGCTTTAATGCTATCATGGAAAATTGCTCTCTACGATTGTGTATTGCCGGCCTGAGGGGAAATGCAGAATTGTACAGAGCGGCGCTTGAGAATCAAGGCAGAATCGAGTTTCAATGTCGCGACAGACAGTTGAGAAGTAAGGGTAAGTTTGTACTGTTTGATGCTTCTCGTGGTAGTGACACGTTGCCTGAGTGGACAAAGAATGGTCAGTGCGACATGGTAGGTATCCGTTATGTTTGGCTTATAGAGATAAATGAGATGTGGTCCACGTCGCCCTATCGAATTCAATGTGGCGGTAACGTCGCATATTACGAGGCCACAATGCACGTGGAGTACATATTCCAGTACAACATTACAGGGTGTCCCGAAGGCAGGTACGGTCTGTACTGTGACAAGGACTGCGTTTGTAAGAACGGAGCTCGTTGCCATGGCTTCAACGGTGCCTGTGAGTGTCATCCGGGCTGGAGAGGGAGGGCCTGTGATATTCCCTGGCCTGAGGTTGTTATCGTCGCTACACCAGGCGATTCAGTCGTGAAGTACATCGGTACCAATCTGACTTTGACTTGCCTGACCCCACATATCCGAGTTGCAAACATGACGTGGGTTTATCAAGCGAAAAACGATTATAACGTTAATGGCACAAAAATCATTCTACAGACAATCTCAGAATCAGCCAATGGTGAATATATTTGCGTGGTAAAGGCTGTAGACGGTGAAGAAATCAATGCCACTTTCGTTCTCAACGCTACCAAATGCCCACCCAACTATTATGGAAAAGTTTGTAGCCAGGTCTGTGACTGCCAGTATGGAGGAACGTGTGACAGGTGGGAGGGCTGTCTGTGTCCTCCAGGTCGTCGTGGAGACAAGTGTGAGTACAACTGCGCACCTGGCAGTTTCGGTTTGAACTGCAGCATGAGCTGTCGCTGTCAGAACAACGCCTCGTGTGATCCAGCCAATGGCACCTGCATTTGTGCAGAAGGACAGTGGGGTGAATTATGTCAGAACTTTTACATTTGTCCTCCAGGTCTTCATGGAGACAGGTGTGACCACACCTGCGCTCCTGGCAGTTTCGGTTTGAACTGCAGCATGAGCTGTCGCTGTCAGAACAACGCCATATGTAATTCAGCCAATGGCACCTGCACTTGTGCAGAAGGACAGTGGGGTAAATTTTGTGAGAACGTTCCCAAATCTGAACATAACCAAGTTGTCGTTCAAGTGCTGATCCCCGTTATCAGTGTCATGGTTATAGTCGGTTGCATCGTGATTGTGACCCTGGTAAGACGGCGTGGGGTACATACAAAGAACACAGAGGATGACATAGAAATGGAAACCTTTTCATCGTGGGAAATTGACAAAGAGGACATTCGTTTCGAACACATGATCGGTGAGGGAGAGTTCGGCCATGTCGTGCGGGGAAGACTGCGCGTCCCGGCAGGCTACGAGGTTTTGGTCGCCGCCAAATGTATCCGGCCTGACCGCATAACAGAGTCAGCTGTCCGCGACTTTCGTCGTGAAATGGACATCCTTGCAAGGATCCACGAGGACAAAGAGGGACACCCGAACGTGGTCAAATTTTATGGAGCTCTGACTAAATCGGACCCGCAGTACATTGTCGTGGAGTACGCGGCCAATGAAGAACTGCGGCGGTACCTGTGGAGCATGAGAGAAGAGTGCCGGGTGACGGGGCATAGAAGACTGTTAGAACGACTCGTTTTTGCTGCAGGTGTGGCCAATGGGTTATCAGAGCTGGCACGTTTGAAGATCGTACACAGGGACATCGCAGCTCGTAACGTCGTCATCAGCGATAGGAAAGTGGCCAAGATCGCGGATTTCGGGCTCGCCCGTGACGTTTACGTGTCGTCGGCGTACAAACGCACCAACCAGGGCGGGGAGGAGGAGCTGTtgccgctgaagtggatggccgTGGAGTCGTTACGGGACGGGGTGTACACGTGCGAGAGTGACGTGTGGTCGTGCGgtgtgctgctgtgggagatcgccagcTTTGGGGAGGAGCCGCGCTATGCTGGCGGTCCGATGCACCCGGACGTGTGCACACTGTTGGAGCTGCTGAAGAAAGGAGTCCGTCTGCAGCAGCCGGAGAACTGTCCGCTGTCGGTGTACCGCATCATCAGGTCCTGCTGGATTGTGGACCCAAGAAAGCGGCCGACGCCTGAAGAACTGTTGCAAAAGATAGACCAGTTGATGCCGCGGAGGGATGCCGCTCACCTCGTTAATCATAACATTTCATACAAATGA